A window from Lytechinus pictus isolate F3 Inbred chromosome 9, Lp3.0, whole genome shotgun sequence encodes these proteins:
- the LOC129267959 gene encoding interferon-induced very large GTPase 1-like, translating to MGDLQEQYKEKLEETQNILNDLIDLRKKGIHHYDDLISNKLEQLRQLMSVDKNHWIEQFDDESLDDTVGKLSSELGRLVEGRPRNTVAEILENTSGGLALRGILVGDAFHDDCLKRIVLSAPSDVELMNPLMAQIDKVENFSSKSQSDNFHRSLDTMGYRAAVTMKSGRLGFNAEADFSQKYEVEEEKESTCHRQVQFESSVMYSIVPTAACELNENSLKLSQQALQELKSIDTLLEGSENLELVNKKCEDFLAAYGSHINAGVLHFGGINKFVATYTSETESNSGQIKCLVRDALSAYASANYSGFGFSGSVSADQLKTNCSFKNDYDKSEQAKTILHTTRNGGPQEVTPFQLWKIGLVACNSTWALVDRGKLLYSDLVGVWKLVRNHKDEFKEPYQLETSLMTVWERMSGYVGPNDKELTFIKGLQEMDLLIEKIAKWNSCPKLPEKCIEYLHEMLKTVKEVEAHTSTNKYWVNKLCTEVNISSFLEKIVELRDNFDPKNVSEIRCLIRELVNPVGLREFPCKQMIMKWAVITETKDIPLLMAKVHVNNISGLIRNLKEIFIPNLQKEHANNEEGIVEVSDSINARATVDLALCVGQLLRDLQSSAKEHEMFFLEIALRSLHYHWPTLRFETLLTMEKLQDFVLSIEVSWKEFQIQLTKGIIQLEAFLINALITSGHFDEGGESSDDEFSETIKELRQVLSSKLNAILNRYATHSPFNWVKITNITNELSKGNMSVCEERRVTIFDLENVAICQDRNTHEQRPLKKTTSGIAAQSEFSDTLKALGLDKYFPAQITLLNAMEIKRITQPLKLAETPWAIIHQLLMIDCQARDNHLSVENKSSCVKKPHDGGDSEFEALLEMHNNSDDEDKPAEINTLDAIVAIFTCCDNFLKQVLAQKLFVCKLAIPFLYPLGSEDKVGMSLWALRTINVQWKSNTNEASETPVTERHFPLVSFIRLGRPPLSKSKLMNDILRNDSHDTFFHHDCNNGMVPRRITNGLVECSWFITSCKEKENLPSTTMFLNLRGDASSLKKQMKILQEISSVLCVIVTAEDLAKTHNTETCQQILQTGGRTILFLIRGDNKQSRECLQAFYEAVGKDILKGVPVISSNTKEGVQKNASELKNEARMKLSEVLTGCSGILIEECAQLTRDMGIVVDEYDDEACVEGKALAESVVCHMAGKGTENCKGLLLPLQGAEWIEYCKLLKKQHRASGKDSQSSSTYQASLVKQEMDRLREKQGEKCNPLTPFIKDFMSTLHNNQDVVMYFLRWMNILLDEKLRATLPGLRRKYHEVWTEFQEAKMEQDEEKLRRVKLQVDDKEKQLSSASLGLENLFRELGQIYEAVKGSREIGKATQNAVEYLPERAAELLLNGIPLELIDGDASSMPIGWVTAVLSKVEHIIGEKKLFLLSVLGIQSSGKSTLLNTMFGLQFAVSAGRCTRGAYMQLIPVDGNANLPFDYVAVVDTEGLRATDLGQPKYEHDNELATLVIGLGDVTMINIKGENTTEMNDILQIAVHAFLRMNLVRKNIKYNRTCIFVHQNVPAANAEELMMHGCQKLQENLDHMTKEAALSESISDIHSFSQIINFDVQKHVKYFSDLWQGDPPMAPANPGYSEKVRSVRLQLLEKITLEQKTFLTASDLSIRLSDLWNGILAEDFVFSFRNSLEVKAYNGLQSKYYALEWELQDNMKSWLHTAEIELKRCETPDDLDKSYQSLIGKHPIVLTEKAEEIKTCLMEYFENCKHQEIVIQWQGTKLNQLNVAVEQQQYEGRTDLLSIKEAREVEILQAKKWSKHEVYIMNKAAELAGNLKGKEASDAELEEKFELMWTPMVHELATKTAEKDLRMDEVMDEVLYQRFHAHGNFLRKELQKMPLNIPLQHPSLESSITLDFVDKEHISIKRSMLGQVEKAFKSLAGADSGELDAINKTVALTRSILNEISTDLNVLSKRDVKFNKSDATAIIKKLTAKIDTHNESRDCNFTILSPYTVKLAVHVSRHCIQVFTLMQSEYNKKHGVKAKLQNYKNTAWSLFKNKVKQSTEEVFAGDLLTTHLKQIVLDTVKKAIPRKCTEEILRDFQMTKYYLMVKMMDDLAVKGNFKDYKSYITNARGFALQWITEYTHEKMFSKTDSSMSRYAEISKSHIAKIMLCIARSVSHATTEVEGKSGTRIALWIKHFCRRVS from the coding sequence ATGGGCGACCTACAGGAACAATACAAGGAAAAGCTAGAAGAGACCCAAAATATTCTGAACGATCTGATAGATCTGAGAAAGAAGGGCATACATCATTATGACGACTTGATAAGCAATAAACTAGAACAGTTGAGGCAGTTAATGTCAGTTGATAAAAACCATTGGATAGAACAATTTGACGATGAAAGCCTTGATGACACGGTTGGGAAATTGAGCTCTGAACTTGGCAGATTAGTTGAGGGTAGACCAAGAAATACTGTTGCAGAAATTCTGGAAAATACTTCAGGGGGGCTAGCTTTGAGAGGTATTCTAGTAGGTGATGCATTTCATGATGATTGCTTGAAACGCATCGTGCTGAGCGCACCAAGTGATGTTGAACTGATGAATCCTTTAATGGCGCAAATTGACAAGGTTGAGAACTTTTCGTCTAAATCACAGTCTGATAATTTTCACCGTTCTCTTGATACAATGGGGTACAGGGCTGCTGTTACTATGAAAAGTGGACGTTTGGGGTTCAATGCTGAAGCTGATTTTTCCCAGAAGTACGAGGtggaagaggaaaaagaatCAACATGTCACAGGCAGGTCCAGTTTGAATCAAGTGTAATGTACTCAATTGTTCCCACTGCTGCATGTGAGCTAAATGAAAACAGCTTAAAACTCTCCCAACAAGCTCTGCAGGAACTCAAGTCCATTGACACACTTTTGGAGGGAAGCGAAAACTTAGAACTTGTGAACAAAAAATGTGAGGACTTTCTTGCAGCATATGGGTCACACATCAATGCTGGGGTTCTTCATTTTGGTGGGATTAACAAATTTGTAGCAACATACACTAGCGAAACAGAATCTAACTCTGGTCAAATTAAATGTTTGGTTCGAGATGCACTCAGTGCTTATGCTTCTGCCAACTATTCCGGCTTTGGATTCAGTGGCTCAGTAAGTGCCGATCAGCTAAAAACGAATTGCAGCTTCAAAAACGACTATGACAAATCAGAGCAGGCTAAAACCATCCTGCACACTACCAGGAATGGTGGGCCACAGGAGGTAACTCCCTTCCAACTTTGGAAGATAGGGCTTGTAGCATGCAATAGCACGTGGGCTCTCGTGGATAGAGGGAAATTATTGTACTCAGACTTGGTTGGAGTGTGGAAGCTGGTTCGCAACCACAAAGATGAGTTCAAGGAACCATATCAACTTGAAACATCCTTGATGACTGTCTGGGAAAGAATGAGTGGCTACGTAGGACCAAATGACAAAGAACTTACTTTCATAAAAGGACTTCAAGAAATGGACCTCTTAATTGAGAAAATTGCCAAGTGGAATTCTTGTCCAAAACTACCAGAAAAGTGTATTGAATATCTCCACGAGATGCTGAAAACGGTCAAAGAGGTGGAGGCACATACAAGCACAAATAAGTACTGGGTGAACAAGTTATGCACAGAAGTGAACATAAGCAGCTTTTTGGAAAAGATCGTAGAGCTGAGAGATAACTTTGACCCCAAGAATGTGTCCGAGATAAGGTGTTTGATAAGGGAGCTGGTCAATCCAGTTGGATTGAGAGAGTTTCCATGCAAACAGATGATCATGAAGTGGGCGGTGATCACAGAAACTAAGGACATCCCACTTTTAATGGCCAAGGTCCACGTGAATAACATATCAGGTCTGATAAGGAATCTGAAGGAAATATTCATACCAAATCTCCAGAAAGAACATGCAAACAATGAAGAGGGAATCGTAGAGGTATCTGACAGTATAAACGCAAGAGCGACAGTTGACCTGGCACTCTGTGTTGGTCAGCTTCTAAGAGATTTGCAGTCATCAGCAAAAGAGCATGAAATGTTCTTTTTGGAAATCGCACTAAGGTCTCTTCACTACCATTGGCCTACATTGAGGTTTGAAACGCTTCTTACAATGGAGAAGCTACAGGATTTTGTCCTGTCCATTGAAGTGTCTTGGAAGGAGTTTCAGATCCAGTTAACAAAAGGTATCATCCAACTTGAAGCATTTCTTATAAACGCCTTGATAACCTCGGGCCACTTCGACGAAGGAGGAGAATCATCAGACGATGAATTCTCCGAGACAATTAAAGAACTCAGGCAAGTTTTGTCATCCAAATTAAACGCAATCTTGAACAGGTATGCCACACATTCACCCTTTAATTGGGTAAAGATAACCAATATCACTAATGAACTTTCAAAAGGCAACATGTCCGTTTGTGAAGAGAGAAGAGTAACTATCTTTGATCTGGAAAATGTGGCCATCTGCCAAGATCGAAACACACATGAACAGCGACCACTTAAAAAAACCACATCTGGAATCGCAGCACAAAGTGAATTTTCAGATACATTGAAGGCCCTGGGTTTAGACAAATACTTCCCAGCTCAGATAACCCTTTTAAATGCCATGGAGATTAAAAGGATCACTCAGCCTTTGAAGCTGGCTGAAACCCCATGGGCTATCATACACCAACTCCTCATGATTGATTGCCAGGCAAGAGACAATCATCTCTCAGTGGAAAATAAATCATCATGCGTAAAGAAGCCTCATGACGGAGGTGACTCTGAGTTTGAGGCTCTTCTTGAAATGCATAACAATAGTGACGATGAAGACAAGCCAGCAGAAATCAACACATTGGATGCCATTGTGGCCATATTCACATGTTGTGACAACTTTCTAAAACAAGTACTTGCTCAGAAGCTTTTTGTTTGCAAACTTGCTATTCCATTTCTGTACCCTCTTGGATCAGAAGACAAAGTTGGTATGTCACTATGGGCACTCAGAACCATTAATGTTCAATGGAAAAGCAATACAAATGAAGCTTCAGAGACACCAGTGACAGAAAGGCATTTCCCGTTGGTGTCGTTTATCAGATTGGGTAGACCACCTCTGTCTAAGTCTAAGCTGATGAACGATATTCTTAGAAACGACAGTCACGACACCTTCTTTCACCATGATTGCAACAATGGTATGGTTCCCAGAAGGATTACTAATGGACTTGTTGAATGTTCCTGGTTCATAACATCCTGCAAGGAGAAGGAAAATCTACCAAGCACAACAATGTTTCTTAATTTGAGGGGCGACGCCTCATCATTGAAGAAACAGATGAAGattttgcaggaaatttcatcaGTGCTCTGTGTTATAGTCACTGCTGAAGACCTGGCAAAAACCCATAACACCGAGACTTGCCAACAAATTTTGCAGACTGGTGGAAGAACCATCCTCTTTTTGATTAGAGGTGATAACAAACAGAGCAGAGAGTGTCTTCAAGCATTCTATGAAGCAGTTGGCAAGGATATTCTGAAAGGGGTTCCTGTTATATCATCTAATACAAAGGAGGGTGTTCAGAAAAATGCCAGTGAGCTCAAGAATGAAGCTAGAATGAAGCTGTCAGAGGTTCTGACTGGGTGTTCTGGCATATTGATAGAAGAGTGTGCTCAACTCACGAGGGATATGGGGATCGTCGtagatgaatatgatgatgaagcCTGCGTTGAAGGCAAGGCACTTGCAGAAAGTGTTGTCTGTCACATGGCAGGTAAAGGCACTGAGAATTGTAAAGGCCTCCTTCTTCCGTTGCAAGGTGCGGAATGGATTGAGTACTGCAAACTGCTAAAGAAACAACACCGAGCAAGTGGAAAGGACTCGCAATCATCGTCAACATACCAAGCTAGTCTAGTGAAACAGGAAATGGATCGTCTTCGTGAAAAGCAGGGGGAAAAATGCAACCCACTTACTCCTTTCATCAAAGACTTTATGTCAACTCTTCATAATAACCAAGATGTTGTTATGTATTTCTTAAGGTGGATGAACATCTTACTTGATGAAAAGTTGAGAGCCACCTTGCCAGGTCTTCGCAGAAAATATCACGAGGTATGGACTGAATTTCAAGAGGCCAAGATGGAACAGGACGAGGAAAAATTGCGTCGTGTGAAATTACAGGTTgatgataaagaaaaacaactttcCAGTGCATCACTTGGACTAGAAAATCTGTTCAGAGAACTAGGACAGATTTATGAGGCGGTGAAAGGAAGTCGTGAAATCGGAAAAGCCACTCAGAATGCTGTAGAATATCTGCCAGAGCGAGCTGCTGAACTGCTTTTGAATGGCATCCCCTTGGAACTGATAGATGGAGACGCATCAAGTATGCCTATTGGGTGGGTGACCGCAGTGCTAAGTAAAGTTGAACACATTATTGGTGAAAAGAAGCTCTTTCTTCTCTCTGTCCTGGGCATCCAGAGTTCTGGGAAATCTACACTTCTCAACACCATGTTTGGGTTGCAATTTGCTGTCAGTGCAGGCAGATGCACAAGGGGAGCATACATGCAACTAATCCCAGTCGATGGAAACGCTAATTTGCCATTTGATTATGTTGCTGTTGTAGATACAGAAGGACTTCGGGCAACAGATCTAGGACAACCTAAGTACGAGCATGATAATGAACTTGCCACTCTCGTAATTGGTCTCGGAGATGTGACCATGATaaacattaaaggagaaaatacaACTGAAATGAACGACATTTTGCAAATCGCTGTGCATGCCTTCTTAAGGATGAATCTTGTAAGGAAAAACATCAAATACAATAGAACATGCATATTTGTTCATCAGAATGTCCCGGCAGCTAATGCAGAAGAACTGATGATGCATGGATGCCAGAAACTACAAGAGAACTTAGATCATATGACGAAAGAAGCAGCCCTAAGTGAGAGCATATCAGACATCCACAGTTTTTCCCAGATTATAAACTTTGATGTGCAAAAACATGTAAAGTATTTTTCTGATCTGTGGCAAGGTGATCCACCTATGGCCCCTGCAAATCCTGGCTACAGTGAAAAGGTGAGGTCAGTCAGATTGCAACTGTTAGAAAAGATTACACTGGAGCAGAAAACATTTCTGACGGCCTCTGATCTGTCCATTCGTCTTTCTGATCTATGGAATGGAATCCTCGCGGAGGATTTTGTGTTTAGCTTTCGCAATAGCCTTGAAGTAAAAGCCTACAACGGCTTGCAATCAAAATACTATGCTTTGGAATGGGAGTTACAAGACAACATGAAATCATGGCTACACACCGCAGAGATCGAATTGAAAAGGTGTGAAACTCCCGATGACTTAGACAAATCGTATCAGTCCCTCATCGGTAAACATCCGATAGTTTTGACAGAAAAGGCTGAGGAAATCAAGACTTGCCTAATGGAATATTTCGAGAACTGCAAACACCAGGAAATAGTCATCCAGTGGCAGGGGACCAAGTTGAACCAATTGAACGTTGCTGTTGAACAACAACAATACGAGGGTCGGACAGATTTGCTTTCAATCAAAGAAGCACGCGAAGTAGAAATCTTGCAGGCTAAAAAGTGGTCGAAGCATGAGGTATACATCATGAACAAAGCAGCTGAACTGGCAGGCAATCTAAAAGGCAAAGAGGCGAGCGATGCCGAACTGGAAGAGAAGTTTGAATTGATGTGGACGCCAATGGTTCACGAGCTCGCAACAAAGACTGCAGAAAAGGATCTGAGAATGGATGAAGTGATGGATGAAGTACTTTATCAAAGATTTCATGCCCATGGAAACTTTCTGAGAAAGGAGCTGCAGAAAATGCCTTTGAATATTCCACTTCAGCATCCATCCTTGGAAAGTAGTATCACTTTAGATTTTGTAGATAAGGAACATATTAGTATTAAAAGAAGTATGCTTGGACAAGTTGAGAAAGCCTTCAAGAGCCTAGCTGGTGCTGACAGCGGAGAACTAGATGCCATAAATAAGACAGTGGCACTGACAAGGAGCATCTTGAACGAAATTAGCACTGATTTAAACGTCCTTTCTAAACGCGACGTTAAATTCAATAAGTCCGACGCCACAGCGATCATTAAAAAACTAACCGCGAAAATTGACACTCACAACGAATCTCGAGACTGCAATTTCACGATTCTCTCTCCGTACACTGTAAAACTAGCAGTTCATGTAAGCCGACATTGTATCCAAGTGTTTACGTTGATGCAATCAGAGTATAACAAAAAGCATGGCGTGAAAGCCAAGCTACAAAATTACAAGAACACCGCATGGAGTCTTTTCAAAAACAAAGTAAAGCAGAGTACAGAAGAAGTATTCGCAGGTGACCTCCTAACCACACATTTGAAGCAAATCGTTCTGGATACAGTAAAGAAAGCGATTCCAAGAAAATGCACGGAAGAAATTCTCAGAGACTTCCAGATGACAAAGTACTACCTAATGGTCAAAATGATGGATGACCTGGCAGTTAAAGGCAACTTCAAGGACTACAAATCGTACATTACGAATGCCAGAGGATTTGCCTTACAGTGGATTACCGAATACACACATGAGAAGATGTTTTCTAAAACAGATTCAAGCATGTCTAGGTATGCAGAAATAAGCAAGAGCCATATTGCAAAGATCATGCTGTGTATTGCCAGAAGTGTTTCTCATGCGACCACTGAGGTCGAGGGGAAAAGTGGCACGAGGATCGCACTGTGGATTAAACATTTCTGTAGGAGAGTCTCGTAG